The Streptomyces sp. NBC_00344 genome includes a window with the following:
- a CDS encoding ABC transporter ATP-binding protein, with translation MTTAVTIPRHGGTGGRTAVAARARQVVKAYGSGETRVVALDHVDVDIARGQFTAIMGPSGSGKSTLMHCLAGLDTVSSGQILLDETEITGLKDKKLTQLRRDRIGFIFQAFNLLPTLNAIENITLPMDIAGRRPDPEWLRQVVETVGLADRLKHRPTQLSGGQQQRVAVARALAARPEIIFGDEPTGNLDSRAGAEVLGFLRKSVSELGQTIVMVTHDPVAASYADRVLYLADGRIVDEMYGPTADQVLDRMKDFDARGRTS, from the coding sequence GTGACAACGGCTGTGACCATTCCCAGGCACGGGGGCACTGGAGGGCGAACGGCCGTTGCCGCGCGAGCGCGGCAGGTCGTCAAGGCGTACGGATCGGGGGAGACCAGGGTCGTCGCGCTCGACCACGTCGATGTGGACATCGCGCGTGGACAGTTCACCGCGATCATGGGTCCCTCCGGGTCCGGCAAGTCCACGCTGATGCACTGTCTCGCGGGTCTCGACACGGTGAGTTCGGGTCAGATCCTGCTGGACGAGACCGAGATCACCGGGCTGAAGGACAAGAAGCTCACGCAGCTGCGCAGGGACCGTATCGGCTTCATCTTCCAGGCGTTCAACCTGCTGCCGACGCTCAACGCGATCGAGAACATCACGCTGCCGATGGACATCGCGGGGCGCAGGCCGGATCCGGAGTGGCTGCGTCAGGTCGTGGAGACGGTGGGTCTCGCGGACCGGCTGAAGCACCGGCCGACGCAGTTGTCCGGCGGCCAGCAGCAGCGGGTCGCCGTGGCGCGCGCGCTCGCGGCACGGCCGGAGATCATCTTTGGTGATGAGCCGACCGGGAACCTGGACTCCAGGGCCGGCGCCGAGGTGCTCGGCTTCCTGCGGAAGTCGGTGTCGGAGCTCGGCCAGACCATCGTGATGGTCACTCATGACCCGGTGGCCGCCTCGTATGCGGACCGGGTGCTGTATCTCGCGGACGGCAGGATCGTGGACGAGATGTACGGTCCGACCGCCGACCAGGTTCTCGACCGTATGAAGGACTTCGACGCGCGCGGGCGGACGTCATGA
- a CDS encoding SMI1/KNR4 family protein — MTTGRLGQQAAPPNAAYTGQLVNFPDPVRAARHPRGVRVDGNGFPVFSPYARAAAEIAEPPEGFGVDELRLTDYVSANAALSASGHELWDTVPEVATPHGWTWHHVPGGRRLELVPVEVKALLRHHGGLATAAVDQSKRGTRPLQDTRPVHFGLPKGSVAVGEQLVLGAEEDLGYRLPGAYRSFLKAAGGCAPVGTALDAELGLLVDQPFFTVRDQAAMNDLVYVNKCLRDHLTKDYLGVGFVQGGLLAVKVKGGGTGSVWFCAYDDARDGDDWPPAERVERLLLPCGDDFDAFLDRLAGNPPELETVANLMVDGGFAQAVPVSAEG, encoded by the coding sequence ATGACGACAGGTCGGCTCGGGCAGCAAGCCGCGCCACCGAATGCGGCCTACACCGGGCAGCTCGTGAATTTCCCGGACCCGGTCAGGGCTGCGCGCCACCCCCGTGGTGTGCGGGTGGACGGGAACGGGTTTCCGGTTTTCTCACCGTATGCGCGTGCCGCCGCCGAGATCGCCGAACCCCCCGAGGGGTTCGGCGTCGACGAACTGCGGCTGACGGACTATGTGTCGGCCAACGCGGCGCTTTCCGCTTCGGGGCACGAGTTGTGGGACACGGTTCCGGAGGTGGCGACTCCGCACGGCTGGACGTGGCATCACGTGCCGGGCGGGCGCCGGCTCGAACTGGTTCCCGTCGAGGTGAAGGCGCTGCTGCGGCATCACGGCGGGCTTGCGACGGCGGCGGTCGACCAGTCGAAGCGGGGCACGCGTCCGCTGCAGGACACCCGCCCCGTCCACTTCGGGCTGCCGAAGGGCTCGGTGGCGGTCGGCGAGCAGCTGGTTCTCGGTGCGGAGGAGGATCTGGGGTACCGGCTTCCCGGTGCCTACCGTTCGTTCCTGAAGGCGGCGGGCGGTTGTGCTCCGGTGGGTACGGCCCTCGACGCGGAGTTGGGCCTGCTGGTGGACCAGCCGTTCTTCACGGTGCGGGACCAGGCCGCGATGAACGATCTGGTGTATGTGAACAAGTGCCTGCGGGACCATCTGACCAAGGACTACCTCGGTGTCGGATTCGTCCAGGGCGGTCTGCTGGCGGTGAAGGTCAAGGGCGGCGGGACCGGGTCGGTCTGGTTCTGCGCCTACGACGACGCCCGTGACGGGGACGACTGGCCGCCGGCGGAGCGGGTGGAACGGCTGTTGCTGCCGTGTGGCGACGACTTCGATGCGTTCCTGGACCGGCTCGCGGGCAATCCGCCGGAGCTGGAGACGGTGGCGAATCTGATGGTGGATGGTGGCTTCGCGCAGGCCGTCCCGGTCTCGGCCGAGGGGTGA
- a CDS encoding phospholipase A2 produces MEYLVPLIDHHRIRQNCLPRTHSNVKIHAVTERIWSATLNTLRSFHGIALTGAIILTTAAPALAVAPPATVSAASSISKTAKVNKLKSITGDSSASQDRWYSDLGNRNSAGIKKYGFNWKTDGCSWAPDTLPGGYDFKFPCWRHDFGYRNFKKTVGTSKFHRDHKKRVDKAFLRDMRSVCNRFIWADPYPAAARKRLKAACFKTATKYYNTVKSFN; encoded by the coding sequence ATGGAATATTTGGTTCCACTTATCGACCACCACCGGATTCGCCAAAACTGTTTGCCACGGACTCACAGCAATGTAAAGATCCACGCTGTCACCGAGCGGATATGGAGTGCAACATTGAACACACTTCGCAGTTTTCACGGAATCGCCCTCACTGGCGCCATCATTCTCACCACAGCTGCGCCAGCACTCGCGGTCGCACCTCCTGCAACCGTGTCGGCCGCTTCCTCGATCAGCAAGACAGCAAAAGTGAACAAACTCAAATCCATCACCGGCGACAGTTCGGCATCGCAGGACAGATGGTACAGCGATCTGGGAAACCGGAACAGCGCCGGAATCAAGAAATATGGATTCAACTGGAAGACGGATGGGTGCTCATGGGCCCCGGACACCCTCCCCGGGGGTTATGACTTCAAATTCCCCTGCTGGCGGCACGACTTCGGATATCGAAACTTCAAGAAAACGGTTGGCACGTCCAAGTTCCATCGCGACCACAAGAAGCGGGTCGACAAGGCATTCCTCCGCGACATGCGGTCCGTGTGCAACAGGTTCATCTGGGCCGACCCGTACCCGGCCGCAGCGCGGAAGAGGCTGAAAGCCGCGTGCTTCAAGACGGCTACCAAGTACTACAACACCGTCAAGTCCTTCAACTGA
- a CDS encoding YwqJ-related putative deaminase — protein MHTTQSPQTGPSGDPRLRWSSNESRPPQLRHRRDGILPTVAAALSVRGADTLTSTAGKADQPPALHPLVQDFLATLTNSQRERFTGRCPEAILLSRHVTATDAARSKRAARKPLTNGEARRTLKHAKITARRIREDGDPLHGSYAPPCRSCSAMLAHFGVRAVDPTTEKG, from the coding sequence ATGCACACCACACAGTCACCACAGACCGGACCGTCGGGCGATCCACGCCTGCGCTGGAGCAGCAACGAGTCCCGGCCACCACAACTGCGCCACCGGCGCGACGGCATCCTGCCCACGGTCGCCGCCGCGCTCTCCGTACGCGGCGCCGACACCCTCACCTCCACCGCGGGCAAGGCCGACCAGCCCCCCGCGCTCCACCCACTCGTCCAGGACTTCCTCGCCACCCTCACCAACAGCCAGCGGGAGCGCTTCACCGGACGCTGCCCCGAGGCGATCCTGCTCTCCCGCCACGTCACCGCCACCGACGCCGCCCGCTCCAAACGAGCCGCCCGCAAACCCCTCACCAACGGCGAAGCCCGCCGTACCCTGAAACACGCCAAGATCACCGCACGGCGCATCCGCGAGGACGGGGACCCACTGCACGGCAGCTACGCCCCACCCTGCCGCTCCTGCTCGGCGATGCTCGCCCACTTCGGCGTACGCGCCGTCGACCCCACCACCGAGAAGGGCTGA
- a CDS encoding ABC transporter permease, translated as MTVWKTSMRNFFAHKGRMALSAIAVLLSVAFVCGTLVFTDTMNTTFDKLFAASASDVTVLPKSAKTDDTPRNGKPVSLPASAVRRVAAADGVEAADGAVTSMSVTVVNSANKNMGSSTGAPTIAGNWTSHEARSMEITSGHGPRNAAEVMVDADTAKKHHLALGDTLRTIAATGDITARISGIATFKVTNPGAAVVYFDTATAQRKLLGGPDLFTSIAVTAKPGVSDIRLKRYVESALPGPYKFQTQKENADANRDSMGSFLKVMKYAMLGFAGIAFLVGIFLIINTFSMLVAQRTREIGLMRALGSSRKQVNRSVLVEALLLGLFGSVLGVGAGVGLAVGLMKLMGAVGMDLSTDDLTVRWTTPVVGMLLGVIVTVVAAYVPARRAGKTSPMAALRDAGTPADGRAGWIRAGIGLVLTGAGAAGLFLAAGADKSSEGSLYLGAGVVLTLVGFVVIGPLLAGVVVRAISALVLRMFGPVGRMAERNALRNPRRTGATGAALMIGLALVACLSVVGSSMVASATSELDRSVGADFIVRHDQNQPIVPDAAKAMESVPGLEHVTRMKTIDATITAPNGSKETTSLSATDPSYTKDLRREVMSGDLAAAYGRDAMSVGDNFADAKHVGVGDELDVDFGDGHTAKLRVAAITSDNTAVDRGSMYLNISTVELYIPVDRMPLNDVMFATSKDGHEKQAYASLKRAMQDYPQYQVRDQTDFKKNLRDQIGQLLNIVYGLLALAIVVAVLGVVNTLALSVVERTREIGLMRAIGLSRRQLRRMIRLESVVIALFGALLGLGLGMGWGATAHKLLALEGMAVLEIPWLTITGVFVASAFVGLLAALIPAFRAGRMNVLNAIASD; from the coding sequence ATGACCGTCTGGAAGACGTCGATGCGCAACTTCTTCGCGCACAAGGGACGGATGGCGCTCTCCGCCATCGCGGTCCTGCTGTCGGTGGCGTTCGTGTGCGGCACTCTCGTCTTCACCGACACCATGAACACCACGTTCGACAAGCTGTTCGCGGCGTCGGCATCGGACGTGACGGTTCTGCCGAAGTCCGCGAAGACCGACGACACCCCGCGGAACGGCAAGCCGGTCTCGCTGCCGGCCTCCGCCGTGCGCCGGGTGGCGGCGGCCGACGGTGTCGAGGCGGCCGACGGCGCGGTCACCAGCATGAGCGTGACCGTCGTCAACAGCGCCAACAAGAACATGGGTTCCAGCACCGGTGCGCCGACCATCGCCGGGAACTGGACCTCCCACGAGGCCAGGTCGATGGAGATCACCTCCGGGCACGGGCCACGCAACGCGGCCGAGGTGATGGTCGACGCGGACACCGCGAAGAAGCACCACCTCGCGCTCGGCGACACACTGCGCACCATCGCGGCGACGGGTGACATCACGGCCAGGATCTCCGGGATCGCCACGTTCAAGGTGACCAACCCCGGTGCGGCCGTCGTGTACTTCGACACCGCGACGGCGCAGCGGAAGCTGCTCGGCGGACCCGATCTCTTCACGAGCATCGCCGTCACCGCCAAGCCCGGGGTGAGCGACATCCGGCTGAAGCGCTACGTGGAGTCGGCGCTGCCGGGTCCGTACAAGTTCCAGACCCAGAAGGAGAACGCGGACGCGAACCGTGACTCCATGGGCTCCTTCCTCAAGGTGATGAAGTACGCGATGCTCGGCTTCGCGGGAATCGCCTTCCTCGTCGGCATCTTCCTGATCATCAACACCTTCTCGATGCTGGTGGCCCAGCGGACCCGGGAAATCGGTCTGATGCGGGCGCTGGGTTCCAGCCGCAAGCAGGTCAACCGTTCGGTGCTGGTGGAGGCGCTGCTGCTCGGCCTGTTCGGTTCGGTACTCGGGGTCGGCGCCGGTGTGGGGCTGGCCGTGGGGCTGATGAAGCTGATGGGCGCCGTGGGCATGGATCTGTCCACCGATGACCTGACGGTGAGGTGGACGACGCCGGTCGTCGGCATGCTGCTCGGTGTCATCGTGACGGTCGTCGCCGCGTATGTTCCGGCCCGGCGGGCCGGCAAGACCTCCCCGATGGCCGCGCTGCGGGACGCCGGTACTCCGGCGGACGGCAGGGCCGGCTGGATCCGGGCCGGGATCGGTCTGGTGCTCACCGGTGCGGGTGCGGCGGGTCTCTTCCTGGCGGCGGGCGCCGACAAGTCGAGCGAGGGGTCGCTGTATCTCGGTGCGGGTGTGGTCCTCACCCTGGTCGGCTTCGTGGTGATCGGTCCGCTGCTCGCGGGGGTGGTGGTCCGGGCGATCAGCGCGCTGGTGCTCAGGATGTTCGGCCCGGTCGGGCGGATGGCGGAGCGCAACGCGCTGCGCAACCCGCGGCGTACCGGGGCGACGGGTGCCGCGCTGATGATCGGGCTCGCCCTGGTGGCCTGTCTGTCGGTGGTCGGCTCGTCGATGGTGGCTTCGGCCACGTCCGAGCTGGACAGGTCGGTGGGTGCGGACTTCATCGTCCGACATGATCAGAACCAGCCGATTGTGCCGGACGCGGCGAAGGCGATGGAATCGGTGCCCGGTCTCGAACATGTCACCAGAATGAAGACCATCGATGCCACTATCACCGCTCCGAACGGCTCGAAGGAAACGACGTCGCTCTCCGCTACAGATCCTTCGTATACGAAGGATCTACGGCGTGAGGTGATGTCCGGTGATCTGGCGGCCGCATACGGCAGGGACGCGATGTCGGTAGGCGACAATTTCGCGGATGCGAAGCACGTCGGGGTCGGCGATGAACTAGATGTCGATTTCGGGGATGGCCACACAGCGAAGCTGAGGGTAGCGGCCATCACATCGGATAACACCGCGGTCGACCGTGGTTCCATGTACCTCAACATCAGTACTGTGGAACTGTACATTCCCGTCGACAGGATGCCGTTGAACGACGTCATGTTCGCAACATCCAAGGACGGTCATGAAAAGCAGGCCTACGCGTCACTTAAACGAGCGATGCAGGATTATCCGCAGTACCAGGTGCGTGATCAGACGGACTTCAAGAAGAACCTGAGGGATCAGATCGGTCAGCTGCTCAACATTGTCTACGGGTTGCTGGCGCTGGCGATCGTCGTAGCGGTGCTTGGCGTGGTGAATACGCTCGCACTCTCGGTTGTGGAGCGGACCCGGGAGATCGGCCTGATGCGGGCGATCGGCCTCTCGCGCCGGCAGTTGCGGCGGATGATCCGACTGGAGTCAGTGGTCATCGCACTTTTCGGTGCGCTGCTCGGCCTGGGGCTGGGAATGGGCTGGGGGGCCACAGCGCACAAGCTGCTCGCTCTCGAAGGTATGGCTGTGCTGGAAATACCGTGGCTGACCATCACTGGCGTCTTCGTTGCCTCGGCCTTCGTGGGACTGCTCGCCGCGCTGATCCCGGCCTTCCGAGCGGGCCGGATGAACGTGCTGAACGCGATTGCTTCGGATTAG
- a CDS encoding sensor histidine kinase yields the protein MSATGANDATATGLTARGWWWWERRRSAALDVGLAVVSALECALEGVDFSGQAGLPVPVGVVFGLLAGTVLVLRRRWPIAVVLVSIAVTPAEMGVLMGIVALYTLAASDMPRRLTGSLTAMAMVGTLIVTFVRLRHGIGTDEDDPGMLFVVLGSVFMSLGLTAPPVLLGLYIGARRRLMESLRERADSLERELSLLADRAEERAEWARTEERTRIAREMHDVVAHRVSLMVVHSAALQAVALKDPAKAVRNAALVGDMGRQALTELREMLGVLRSGEPVRAPVAVPLAAVAAAAAAAAAAAGEDGPCLDELEVLVGQSRAAGMVVELLVEGEVGAYGALVEQTAYRVVQEALTNVHKHAAGAKTWVRLAHRGAEVAMQVENGPSDAGVADAGLPSGGNGLVGMRERVTALGGVFVSGPTDAGGFRVSAVLPDQSSA from the coding sequence ATGAGCGCAACGGGGGCGAACGACGCCACGGCTACGGGACTGACCGCCCGTGGCTGGTGGTGGTGGGAACGGCGGCGAAGTGCCGCGCTGGATGTGGGGCTGGCCGTGGTGTCGGCCCTCGAGTGTGCGTTGGAGGGTGTCGACTTCTCGGGGCAGGCCGGGCTGCCCGTGCCGGTCGGTGTGGTGTTCGGGCTGCTGGCCGGGACGGTGCTGGTGCTGCGGCGACGGTGGCCGATCGCGGTGGTGCTGGTGTCGATCGCGGTCACGCCGGCCGAGATGGGTGTCCTGATGGGCATCGTCGCCCTCTACACGCTCGCGGCGTCGGACATGCCGCGCCGGCTGACCGGTTCGCTGACCGCGATGGCGATGGTCGGGACGCTGATTGTGACGTTCGTGCGGTTGCGGCACGGAATCGGCACCGACGAGGACGACCCCGGCATGCTGTTCGTGGTGCTCGGCTCGGTGTTCATGTCGCTGGGGCTGACGGCGCCTCCGGTGCTGCTGGGGCTCTATATAGGGGCGCGCAGGCGGCTGATGGAGAGTCTGCGGGAGCGTGCGGACAGCCTGGAGCGTGAGCTGTCACTGCTGGCCGACCGGGCCGAGGAGCGTGCCGAGTGGGCACGTACCGAGGAGCGGACCCGGATCGCGCGGGAGATGCATGACGTCGTCGCGCACCGGGTGAGCCTGATGGTGGTGCATTCGGCCGCGTTGCAGGCGGTCGCGTTGAAGGATCCCGCGAAGGCGGTGAGGAACGCTGCGCTGGTGGGGGACATGGGGCGGCAGGCGTTGACGGAGTTGCGGGAGATGCTCGGGGTGCTGCGTTCGGGGGAGCCGGTGCGGGCGCCTGTCGCGGTGCCGTTGGCCGCTGTCGCTGCTGCCGCGGCCGCGGCAGCAGCCGCGGCGGGGGAGGACGGGCCATGTCTCGATGAGCTCGAGGTGCTGGTCGGGCAGTCGCGAGCCGCCGGGATGGTGGTGGAGCTGTTGGTGGAGGGCGAGGTGGGGGCCTACGGCGCGCTGGTCGAGCAGACCGCGTACCGGGTGGTCCAGGAGGCGCTCACCAATGTGCACAAGCACGCGGCTGGGGCGAAGACCTGGGTGCGGCTTGCGCACAGGGGAGCCGAGGTGGCGATGCAGGTGGAGAACGGGCCTTCGGACGCGGGGGTGGCCGATGCGGGGCTGCCCAGCGGGGGGAACGGTCTGGTCGGCATGCGGGAGCGGGTGACCGCGCTGGGCGGGGTATTCGTCTCGGGGCCCACCGATGCCGGTGGATTCCGGGTGTCGGCGGTGCTGCCGGACCAGTCGTCCGCTTGA
- a CDS encoding SUKH-4 family immunity protein yields the protein MVTFAQAQERAEEWVNGDVPAYQHREVRVREFDLGFVVWAEDRADGPSGGGGRQRLVIARDSGEATLWPGLPVGEVVRRYEEEYGAAGDEPAAPEPPQRIDLNQTSFLLTPPEWLQDAADRLGIPDRRSGADSAGAGLPEPVSPEPAVSGPGVPGAGASGAGHEPTANEGVPLGGTPWAGTDTNAGSGADDVSVPLPATVFAPPLAGFDDDGTPPPGVRPEARTELMSGGSGLPRTTVAPAVDGPEPHRAQPLPQPPVQPGAGLGDSDGSGDIYDAATSKAVAPPRVPRTPRGGGPSTPPPPGAPGTPGARPGASVPPPAAPAGGYVPTQLVSQLGPEGPQPPGPPGPPTPPPSAGGAGRDVHHAATMFADPSLGGRSGAGVPQPPGPPGVPGAPQPPGPPGVPGAPQHPGPPGPPASPPSGGGAGGGVHHAETMLAGPGLVGPPPPAPGRVGPPPPAPGPVGPPPPAPGPVGPPQYGYPPQQPSGLPTVGPGYQAVLRFRAQDGSEQQLIRRSAPGTPHPEWQMLHELRAMNVPPQQVIELHTELESCELPGGYCARMIRETWPQVRITSVAPYGRDHASRQQGMQHLLTHQGELHQVADGPARPAPVRAPLPAVQPMPPIPPEGVAHELAQSFGPQGVFRFDQRSVSRQGVPDIVAQTLVWAGLPLDFGPFFWAQAVPNQPVPTLAELAAQRQVQPASDAGSYLVMGSDFGRAICVQYGTANIVAVPVEAGPGGQPVPPQFVNSGLPEFVRSLALLGRMWRLRFGLTPEQAGRWTVDFQAQLMMLDPAALGSPESWWSVLLEQMWDGLL from the coding sequence ATGGTGACGTTTGCGCAGGCGCAGGAGCGCGCGGAGGAGTGGGTCAACGGGGATGTGCCCGCGTATCAGCACCGCGAGGTGCGGGTGCGGGAGTTCGACCTCGGTTTCGTGGTGTGGGCGGAAGACCGTGCGGACGGTCCTTCGGGCGGTGGTGGCCGGCAGCGTCTGGTGATCGCGCGGGACAGTGGTGAGGCGACGCTGTGGCCGGGACTGCCGGTGGGCGAGGTGGTCCGCCGTTACGAGGAGGAGTACGGGGCGGCGGGCGATGAGCCGGCGGCGCCGGAGCCGCCGCAGCGCATCGATCTGAACCAGACGTCGTTCCTGCTGACTCCGCCGGAGTGGTTGCAGGACGCGGCGGACAGGCTGGGTATTCCCGACCGGCGTTCGGGGGCTGACTCCGCGGGAGCCGGGTTGCCTGAGCCGGTTTCTCCGGAGCCGGCGGTGTCCGGGCCGGGTGTTCCGGGGGCCGGTGCTTCGGGTGCCGGTCACGAGCCGACGGCCAACGAGGGGGTCCCGCTGGGCGGGACCCCCTGGGCGGGGACGGACACCAATGCGGGTTCCGGTGCTGACGATGTTTCGGTGCCGTTGCCCGCGACGGTGTTCGCGCCGCCGCTGGCCGGTTTCGACGATGACGGCACGCCGCCGCCCGGGGTGCGGCCGGAGGCCAGGACGGAGCTGATGTCCGGGGGCAGCGGGCTGCCACGGACCACGGTGGCGCCCGCGGTCGACGGCCCGGAGCCGCATCGGGCGCAGCCGTTGCCGCAGCCTCCGGTGCAGCCCGGCGCCGGCCTCGGCGACAGTGACGGGTCCGGTGACATCTACGACGCGGCGACCAGCAAGGCGGTGGCGCCGCCTCGGGTGCCGCGGACCCCGCGCGGTGGTGGCCCTTCCACGCCGCCTCCGCCCGGTGCGCCGGGCACGCCGGGTGCGCGGCCCGGAGCTTCGGTGCCGCCTCCGGCGGCGCCGGCCGGCGGGTACGTGCCGACCCAGCTGGTCTCGCAGCTCGGTCCGGAAGGCCCGCAGCCGCCCGGCCCGCCCGGCCCGCCCACGCCTCCGCCGTCCGCCGGGGGCGCCGGTCGCGATGTGCACCATGCCGCGACGATGTTCGCCGATCCGAGTCTTGGTGGCCGGAGCGGTGCGGGTGTGCCGCAGCCTCCGGGGCCGCCCGGGGTTCCCGGTGCGCCGCAGCCGCCCGGCCCGCCCGGGGTTCCCGGTGCGCCGCAGCATCCTGGTCCGCCCGGTCCGCCCGCTTCTCCGCCGTCCGGTGGGGGCGCCGGTGGCGGTGTGCACCATGCGGAGACCATGCTGGCGGGTCCCGGTCTGGTGGGTCCGCCGCCTCCGGCCCCCGGTCGGGTGGGTCCGCCGCCTCCGGCACCTGGTCCGGTGGGTCCGCCGCCTCCGGCACCTGGTCCGGTGGGTCCGCCGCAGTACGGGTATCCGCCGCAGCAGCCCTCAGGGCTGCCGACGGTGGGGCCCGGCTATCAGGCTGTGCTGCGCTTCCGTGCGCAGGACGGTTCCGAGCAGCAGCTCATCCGGCGTTCGGCGCCGGGCACTCCTCATCCGGAGTGGCAGATGCTGCATGAGCTGCGGGCCATGAACGTGCCGCCGCAGCAGGTGATCGAGCTGCATACGGAGCTGGAGTCGTGCGAGCTGCCGGGTGGCTACTGCGCGCGGATGATCCGGGAGACCTGGCCGCAGGTCCGGATCACCAGCGTGGCCCCGTACGGCAGGGATCACGCGAGCCGTCAGCAGGGGATGCAGCATCTGCTCACCCACCAGGGCGAGTTGCATCAGGTGGCGGACGGTCCTGCGCGTCCGGCTCCGGTGCGGGCTCCGCTGCCGGCGGTTCAGCCGATGCCGCCGATTCCTCCGGAGGGGGTCGCGCACGAGCTGGCGCAGAGCTTCGGGCCGCAGGGTGTCTTCCGCTTCGACCAGCGGTCCGTCTCGCGTCAGGGCGTGCCGGACATCGTGGCGCAGACGCTGGTGTGGGCGGGGCTGCCGCTGGACTTCGGTCCCTTCTTCTGGGCGCAGGCCGTGCCGAACCAGCCGGTGCCGACGCTGGCCGAACTCGCCGCTCAGCGTCAGGTGCAGCCTGCTTCGGACGCGGGGTCGTATCTGGTGATGGGGTCCGACTTCGGCCGGGCGATCTGTGTGCAGTACGGGACGGCGAACATCGTGGCCGTGCCGGTGGAGGCGGGCCCTGGTGGTCAGCCGGTCCCGCCGCAGTTCGTGAACTCCGGGCTGCCGGAGTTCGTGCGGTCATTGGCCCTGCTGGGCCGTATGTGGCGCCTGCGGTTCGGGCTGACGCCCGAGCAGGCGGGCCGCTGGACGGTCGATTTCCAGGCGCAGCTGATGATGCTGGATCCGGCGGCGCTCGGTTCGCCGGAGAGCTGGTGGTCGGTTCTGCTGGAACAAATGTGGGACGGACTGCTCTGA
- a CDS encoding cellulose-binding protein, translating into MSAASESPHGFTGVRGRGYRVEQVDRFVAGLSADRDEAWERAARLTVLEKEMAASAAELRERVAELAPQTYESLGERARALIGLVDAEAEALRTDAGEAAERLRDEARAAEQELRDASRAYADELLAGGEAYAQQVLTAAQSTSDELRIGSRQDVKQWRGEALAVLREMRTRCAGELAAQEKDQAERWAAAESELQAREEHFDARHSELISRAEGRLSDAQRVLAATEESAAQEQEEAEARGAELVALATARAERTERETERMLRESDATQEELRAHLSHVRSSLAALTGRAPAEG; encoded by the coding sequence ATGAGTGCAGCATCGGAGTCACCTCATGGCTTCACCGGTGTCCGGGGCCGTGGGTACCGGGTGGAACAGGTGGACCGGTTTGTCGCCGGCCTCTCGGCGGACCGCGACGAGGCGTGGGAGCGTGCCGCGCGGCTGACGGTGCTCGAGAAGGAGATGGCGGCCTCGGCCGCCGAGTTGCGGGAGCGGGTAGCGGAACTGGCCCCGCAGACGTACGAGTCGCTGGGCGAGCGGGCCCGGGCTCTGATCGGCCTGGTGGACGCGGAGGCCGAAGCGCTGCGTACCGATGCCGGGGAGGCGGCTGAGCGGTTGCGTGACGAGGCCCGCGCCGCGGAGCAGGAGCTGCGGGATGCCTCGCGTGCGTACGCCGATGAGCTGCTGGCCGGGGGTGAGGCGTATGCGCAGCAGGTGCTGACCGCCGCGCAGTCCACCTCGGACGAGCTGAGGATCGGGTCGAGGCAGGACGTGAAGCAGTGGCGCGGCGAGGCGCTGGCCGTGCTGCGGGAGATGCGCACGCGGTGTGCGGGCGAGCTGGCGGCGCAGGAGAAGGATCAGGCGGAGCGCTGGGCTGCCGCGGAGAGTGAACTCCAGGCCAGGGAGGAGCATTTCGATGCCCGGCACTCGGAACTGATCTCCCGTGCGGAGGGCCGGCTCTCGGACGCTCAGCGGGTTCTGGCAGCGACGGAGGAGTCGGCGGCTCAGGAGCAGGAGGAGGCGGAGGCCCGGGGTGCGGAGCTGGTCGCACTGGCGACGGCGCGGGCGGAGCGTACGGAGCGGGAGACGGAGCGGATGCTCCGGGAGAGCGACGCGACGCAGGAGGAGCTGCGGGCGCATCTGTCGCATGTGCGGAGCAGTCTGGCCGCGCTGACCGGGCGGGCGCCCGCGGAGGGCTGA
- a CDS encoding SUKH-3 domain-containing protein translates to MEPHPSDAPSTRFPDAVDAALRQAGWQPGRWDIRCAEQWADALRAHVSPAGHRHSVFPAAVEAWAEFGGLHITGPTPGRQTAPAPVRIDPLAGLHLARTLADLGRALGTEIAPLGEEGQSQALLAIDADGRVYSIDHTGDWYLGKDIDQGLGTLVNGLQPIRLGAG, encoded by the coding sequence ATGGAGCCGCACCCGTCGGACGCACCGAGCACCCGCTTCCCCGACGCCGTCGACGCCGCACTGCGCCAGGCGGGCTGGCAACCGGGCCGCTGGGACATCCGATGCGCCGAACAATGGGCCGACGCACTGCGCGCCCACGTCTCACCCGCCGGCCACCGCCACTCGGTCTTCCCCGCCGCCGTCGAAGCCTGGGCCGAGTTCGGCGGACTCCACATCACCGGCCCCACCCCCGGCCGCCAGACCGCGCCCGCCCCGGTCCGCATCGACCCGCTCGCCGGGCTCCATCTCGCCCGCACCCTCGCCGACCTCGGCCGCGCCCTCGGCACCGAGATCGCACCGCTCGGCGAGGAAGGCCAGAGCCAGGCGCTGCTCGCGATCGACGCGGACGGCCGCGTCTACAGCATCGACCACACCGGCGACTGGTACCTCGGCAAGGACATCGACCAGGGGCTCGGCACCCTCGTCAACGGCCTCCAGCCCATCCGCCTGGGCGCCGGCTGA